One Frankia alni ACN14a DNA window includes the following coding sequences:
- the gap gene encoding type I glyceraldehyde-3-phosphate dehydrogenase → MATRVGVNGFGRIGRNFWRALAASRRDDLEIVAVNDLTNNKTLAHLLKYDTTLGTLAAPVSVVDEGIRVGDTLIKVLAERDPAALPWGELGVDIVIESTGRFTKAADAGKHLAAGAKKVIISAPAKDEDLTVVVGVNDDAYDPAKHHILSNASCTTNCVAPMAKVLDEAFGISQGLMTTIHAYTNDQVILDFPHEDLRRARAAAQNIIPTTTGAAKATSLVLPHLKGKLDGIAMRVPVLDGSVTDLVATLTKPATKEEVNAAFKAAAEGPLKGYLVYTEDPIVSSDIVNTPASCTFDSLLTMSAGNQVKIVGWYDNEWGYSNRLVDLTALVGARL, encoded by the coding sequence GTGGCTACGCGGGTGGGTGTCAACGGCTTCGGGCGGATCGGCCGTAACTTCTGGCGGGCGCTCGCGGCGAGCAGGCGGGACGACCTCGAGATCGTCGCCGTGAACGACCTGACCAACAACAAGACCCTCGCGCACCTTCTCAAGTACGACACCACCCTGGGCACGCTGGCCGCTCCGGTCAGCGTCGTCGACGAGGGCATCCGGGTCGGTGACACCCTGATCAAGGTGCTCGCCGAGCGCGACCCGGCCGCGCTGCCCTGGGGCGAGCTGGGCGTGGACATCGTCATCGAGTCCACCGGCCGGTTCACCAAGGCCGCCGACGCGGGCAAGCACCTCGCGGCGGGTGCCAAGAAGGTCATCATCTCGGCCCCGGCCAAGGACGAGGACCTCACCGTCGTCGTCGGCGTGAACGACGACGCCTACGACCCGGCGAAGCACCACATCCTGTCCAACGCCTCCTGCACCACGAACTGCGTGGCGCCGATGGCCAAGGTCCTCGACGAGGCGTTCGGCATCAGCCAGGGCCTCATGACGACCATCCACGCCTACACCAACGACCAGGTCATCCTGGACTTCCCGCACGAGGACCTGCGCCGGGCCCGGGCGGCGGCGCAGAACATCATCCCGACCACCACGGGTGCCGCCAAGGCCACCTCGCTGGTGCTGCCGCACCTCAAGGGCAAGCTCGACGGCATCGCCATGCGGGTGCCGGTGCTCGACGGTTCGGTCACCGACCTGGTCGCCACGCTGACCAAGCCGGCGACCAAGGAGGAGGTCAACGCGGCGTTCAAGGCGGCGGCCGAGGGCCCGCTCAAGGGCTACCTGGTCTACACCGAGGACCCGATCGTCTCCTCCGACATCGTGAACACCCCGGCGTCCTGCACCTTCGACTCGCTGCTGACGATGTCCGCCGGCAACCAGGTCAAGATCGTCGGCTGGTACGACAACGAGTGGGGCTACTCCAACCGGCTGGTCGACCTGACCGCCCTGGTCGGCGCCCGCCTCTAG
- a CDS encoding RNA polymerase-binding protein RbpA translates to MAGGNAIRGSRVGAGPMGEAERGETAPRQRISFWCANAHETRPSFAADAAIPDTWDCPSCGFPAGRDRDNTPAPPRTEPYKTHLAYVRERRNEKDGEAILAEALAKLRGAP, encoded by the coding sequence GTGGCAGGTGGCAACGCCATCCGGGGGAGCCGGGTCGGGGCAGGACCGATGGGAGAGGCGGAGCGCGGTGAGACCGCGCCCCGCCAGCGCATCTCCTTCTGGTGCGCCAACGCGCACGAGACGAGACCGTCGTTCGCCGCGGACGCGGCCATTCCCGACACGTGGGACTGTCCGAGCTGTGGCTTTCCGGCGGGGCGGGACCGGGACAACACCCCGGCCCCGCCGCGGACCGAGCCGTACAAGACCCATCTCGCCTACGTCCGGGAACGGCGTAACGAGAAGGACGGCGAGGCGATCCTCGCGGAAGCACTCGCGAAGCTGCGGGGTGCCCCCTAG
- the whiA gene encoding DNA-binding protein WhiA — protein sequence MTATVKDELSRLRVAKPCCRRAEMAALLRFGGGLHIVGGRIVVEAELDTGATARRLRREVAEVFGFPSTVAVLAAGGLRRSVRYIVRVERDGEQLARSTGLLDQRGRPVRGLPPQVVTGSACDAAAAWRGAFLAHGSLTEPGRSCSLEVTSPGPEAALALVGAARRLGVQAKSRDVRGVDRVVIRDGDAIGALLTKIGAHDSLMAWEERRMRREVRATANRLANFDDANLRRSARAAVAAGARVQAAMRILGDDAPEHLLAAGRLRLEHAQASLEELGALADPPLTKDAVAGRIRRLLALADKRANALGIPNTEASVSPDLLENA from the coding sequence ATGACGGCCACCGTCAAGGACGAACTGAGCCGGCTACGGGTCGCGAAGCCCTGTTGCCGGCGGGCCGAGATGGCAGCCCTGCTGCGCTTCGGTGGGGGGCTGCACATCGTCGGGGGCCGCATCGTGGTCGAGGCGGAGCTGGATACGGGTGCGACCGCGCGCCGGCTGCGCCGGGAGGTCGCCGAGGTCTTCGGCTTCCCGTCCACGGTCGCGGTGCTCGCCGCCGGGGGGTTGCGCCGCTCGGTGCGCTACATCGTGCGGGTCGAACGCGACGGCGAACAGCTCGCCCGCTCGACGGGCCTGCTCGACCAGCGTGGCCGGCCCGTGCGCGGGCTGCCGCCGCAGGTCGTCACCGGCTCGGCCTGCGACGCGGCGGCGGCCTGGCGGGGTGCGTTCCTCGCCCACGGGTCGCTGACGGAGCCGGGCCGGTCCTGCTCGCTCGAGGTGACCTCGCCCGGTCCCGAGGCGGCGCTTGCGCTGGTCGGGGCGGCGCGGCGGCTCGGCGTGCAGGCCAAGAGCCGCGACGTGCGCGGGGTGGACCGGGTGGTCATCCGGGACGGGGACGCCATCGGCGCGTTGCTGACCAAGATCGGTGCCCATGACAGCCTGATGGCCTGGGAGGAGCGGCGGATGCGCCGCGAGGTCCGGGCGACGGCGAACCGGCTGGCGAACTTCGACGACGCCAACCTTCGCCGCTCGGCCCGTGCCGCGGTCGCGGCCGGGGCGCGCGTGCAGGCGGCGATGCGCATCCTCGGCGACGACGCGCCCGAGCACCTGCTCGCCGCGGGCCGACTGCGCCTGGAACACGCCCAGGCGTCGCTGGAGGAACTCGGCGCACTCGCCGACCCGCCGCTGACCAAGGACGCCGTCGCGGGGCGGATCCGGCGGCTGCTGGCGCTCGCGGACAAGCGGGCGAACGCACTGGGCATCCCCAACACCGAGGCAAGCGTCTCCCCGGACCTGCTGGAGAACGCCTGA
- a CDS encoding phosphoglycerate kinase, which yields MRTIDDLQVAGHRVLVRSDLNVPLDRSGDTPRITDDGRVRASVPTIAALLDRGARVIVTSHLGRPKGEPDPRYSLEPVAARLGELLGRPVAFAGDGTGDIAGAHAREVVAGLGDGEVALLENLRFSPGETSKDAVTRASFADALAALAEFYVGDAFGAVHRAHASVADVPKRLPHAAGRLVLTELDVLRRLSADPARPYAVVLGGSKVSDKLGVIRALLPKVDALLVGGGMCFTFLAALGHGVGGSLLEAEMIDTCKALLAEGGDRIVLPTDVVVADRFAADAQTAVVPADGIGDGWLGLDIGPASTALFAGRLDGAATVFWNGPMGVFELAPFAAGTRGVAKAIAAGDGFSVVGGGDSAAAVRTLGIPEDAFSHISTGGGASLEYLEGKTLPGLAALDV from the coding sequence GTGAGGACGATCGACGACCTGCAGGTCGCCGGGCACCGCGTCCTGGTCCGCAGCGATCTGAACGTGCCGCTGGACCGTTCGGGCGACACCCCGCGCATCACCGACGACGGCCGGGTCCGCGCCAGTGTCCCGACGATCGCCGCGCTGCTGGACCGCGGCGCGCGCGTGATCGTGACCTCCCATCTCGGCCGCCCCAAGGGTGAGCCCGACCCCAGGTACTCGCTGGAGCCGGTCGCGGCCCGCCTCGGCGAGCTGCTCGGCCGACCGGTCGCCTTCGCCGGCGACGGCACCGGCGACATCGCCGGCGCCCACGCACGCGAGGTCGTCGCGGGTCTCGGCGACGGCGAGGTGGCGCTGCTGGAGAACCTGCGTTTCTCTCCCGGCGAGACCAGCAAGGACGCCGTGACCCGGGCGTCGTTCGCGGACGCCCTGGCCGCCCTGGCCGAGTTCTACGTCGGCGACGCCTTCGGCGCGGTCCACCGGGCCCACGCCAGCGTCGCCGACGTGCCCAAGCGGCTGCCGCACGCGGCCGGCCGACTGGTGCTCACCGAGCTCGACGTGCTGCGCCGGCTCAGCGCCGACCCGGCCCGCCCCTACGCGGTGGTCCTCGGTGGCTCGAAGGTGTCGGACAAGCTCGGGGTCATCCGGGCCCTGCTGCCCAAGGTCGACGCGCTGCTCGTCGGCGGCGGCATGTGCTTCACCTTCCTCGCGGCCCTCGGCCACGGCGTCGGGGGCTCCCTGCTCGAAGCCGAGATGATCGACACCTGCAAGGCGCTGCTCGCCGAGGGCGGGGACCGCATCGTGCTGCCGACCGACGTCGTCGTCGCCGACCGCTTCGCCGCCGACGCGCAGACCGCCGTCGTCCCCGCCGACGGGATCGGGGACGGCTGGCTCGGCCTCGACATCGGCCCGGCGTCCACCGCGCTGTTCGCCGGACGGCTCGACGGCGCCGCCACCGTGTTCTGGAACGGCCCGATGGGCGTGTTCGAGCTCGCGCCGTTCGCCGCCGGCACCCGCGGGGTCGCCAAGGCCATCGCCGCCGGGGACGGCTTCTCCGTGGTGGGCGGCGGGGACTCCGCCGCCGCCGTGCGCACGCTCGGCATCCCCGAGGACGCCTTCAGCCACATCTCCACCGGCGGCGGGGCGAGCCTGGAGTACCTCGAGGGCAAGACACTGCCCGGCCTCGCGGCGCTCGATGTCTGA
- a CDS encoding ABC transporter substrate-binding protein, giving the protein MNAPRARRRPRRAAASRLAALAAVLAVAVAACSGGSGGSGRLAAPTSPTPTAAATTPPAAKPGGTLRIVAQQMPSGDPGWADQPGEQAVTRLVTRQLYSYPADADPAKSTVPRPDLAAGAPIVTEEGLVYTVRLRSAARWDTPNQRRITANDVARGLKRLCVPPDPSPLRGYFAATVVGFREFCTELAATPVADAAAFVESSTIEGVEIVGDDTVAFHLLAPVNDFVDVLALPAASPVPLEALAYPPDSPEYLRNLVSDGPYRFTIAPDDDATPGYRLARNPSWSASSDGIRRALPDHITITDGLTPEQMQQQLERGDADMALDGELPAGRAAELAKAKDPRLVVDPVGSTLALTVGLDGPSAAALREPVIRQALPYCVDRVSLAAALGGPEFASTTGGLLQEPMTGYHDADPFPSPAGLGDPARCREALSQTPGGPVTALSLLTTDSATDAAVAEALRTAFARAGVRLDVRIRTGARFAAAANQPTGQFWDLALSTITPAWFGDAGRTVFQPLLDEDWLGPRPADGGYRDPNASRQLDAALRATSETTAAASWGALEQTVVGSAAVIPLAVVHAPEFHSAGVTTFAIVPSVGTADPSAVSLGSG; this is encoded by the coding sequence TTGAACGCCCCGCGTGCGCGCCGGCGCCCCCGCAGGGCGGCGGCATCCCGACTCGCGGCGCTCGCCGCCGTGCTCGCCGTCGCGGTCGCGGCCTGCAGCGGCGGTTCCGGCGGCTCCGGCCGCCTCGCCGCCCCCACCAGCCCCACCCCGACGGCCGCCGCCACGACCCCGCCGGCCGCCAAGCCCGGGGGCACCCTGCGCATCGTCGCCCAGCAGATGCCCAGCGGAGACCCGGGCTGGGCCGACCAGCCCGGCGAGCAGGCCGTGACCCGCCTCGTCACCCGCCAGCTCTACAGCTATCCCGCCGACGCCGACCCGGCGAAGTCGACGGTCCCGCGGCCCGACCTGGCCGCCGGGGCGCCGATCGTCACCGAGGAGGGGCTGGTCTACACCGTCCGGCTGCGGTCGGCGGCCCGCTGGGACACCCCGAACCAGCGGCGGATCACGGCCAACGACGTCGCCCGCGGCCTCAAGCGGCTGTGCGTGCCGCCGGACCCCTCCCCGCTGCGCGGCTACTTCGCCGCGACGGTCGTCGGCTTCCGCGAGTTCTGCACCGAGCTCGCGGCGACCCCGGTCGCGGACGCCGCCGCCTTCGTCGAGAGCAGCACCATCGAGGGGGTGGAGATCGTCGGCGACGACACCGTCGCGTTCCACCTGCTCGCCCCGGTGAATGACTTCGTCGACGTGCTGGCCCTGCCGGCGGCGTCGCCGGTGCCGCTGGAGGCGCTCGCCTACCCGCCCGACTCACCGGAGTACCTGCGCAACCTGGTCTCCGACGGGCCCTACCGGTTCACCATCGCCCCGGACGACGATGCCACGCCGGGCTACCGGCTGGCCCGCAACCCGTCGTGGAGCGCCTCCTCGGACGGCATCCGCCGGGCGCTGCCCGACCACATCACGATCACCGACGGGCTGACCCCCGAACAGATGCAGCAGCAGCTCGAACGCGGCGACGCGGACATGGCGCTCGACGGTGAACTCCCGGCCGGCCGGGCCGCGGAGCTGGCGAAGGCCAAGGATCCGCGCCTCGTCGTCGACCCGGTGGGGTCCACCCTGGCGCTCACGGTGGGCCTCGACGGGCCGTCCGCGGCCGCGCTGCGCGAACCGGTCATCCGCCAGGCGCTGCCGTACTGCGTGGACCGGGTGAGCCTGGCCGCGGCCCTCGGCGGCCCCGAGTTCGCCTCGACCACGGGCGGCCTGCTGCAGGAGCCGATGACCGGCTACCACGACGCCGACCCCTTCCCGAGCCCCGCCGGCCTCGGCGACCCGGCCCGCTGCCGGGAGGCGCTCAGCCAGACTCCCGGCGGCCCCGTCACGGCGCTGTCGCTGCTCACCACGGACAGCGCCACCGACGCGGCAGTCGCCGAGGCGCTGCGCACCGCGTTCGCCCGCGCCGGCGTCCGCCTCGACGTGCGGATCCGCACGGGTGCGCGGTTCGCCGCCGCGGCGAACCAGCCGACCGGCCAGTTCTGGGACCTGGCGCTGTCCACGATCACCCCGGCGTGGTTCGGTGACGCCGGGCGCACGGTCTTCCAGCCGCTGCTGGACGAGGACTGGCTCGGACCGCGGCCCGCCGACGGCGGCTACCGCGATCCGAACGCCTCCCGCCAGCTCGACGCCGCCCTGCGGGCCACCTCGGAGACCACCGCGGCGGCCTCGTGGGGCGCGCTGGAGCAGACGGTCGTCGGCAGCGCCGCGGTGATCCCGCTGGCGGTCGTGCACGCCCCCGAGTTCCACAGCGCGGGGGTCACGACGTTCGCGATCGTCCCGTCCGTCGGCACGGCCGATCCGTCCGCCGTGTCGCTCGGATCCGGATGA
- a CDS encoding serine/threonine-protein kinase: protein MTTNDVGAGRLVAGRYRLAEWLGAGGMGTVWRAYDEVLQVDVAVKEIRFPADLDDAERAGQVETAMREARNAARLRGNPHVVTVHDAVEQDGLPWIVMDYVPAATLAATVAGRGPLPVERAAQVGLGVLDALVAGKRLGVLHRDVKPSNILLTQDGRVLLTDFGIATHVSDPTLIGGLGSGGTPAYLAPERLLGGAATLAGDLFALGATLYLAVEGVSPFQRESVPLTVGAVLHANPPDFTRAGPLAPAISGLLAKSPASRLRPDGAHALLTRALSASARAHPEAGPRRRGAGGAAGSVSVARSGATQDGPPTAGGGAATPVSLVASPRLPLDGGSGRRRVVAGGGSGRRPAGGVPAGWDLAGGGVLRSAPSGVRRSRRLTGLVLAALLLVLVVAAVGRLLLPAGGGGAGGSDLPAGMIGRWRGTVSQGTVSYPVEITLAGGRVGETLGRAWNTRDGCTADLRLLAVDSAGAHFTERLTAGVGECFALEAEVLALGTDATLDYHYPASPLTSGGHAVLRRVSG, encoded by the coding sequence GTGACCACGAATGATGTCGGCGCCGGGCGGCTCGTCGCGGGGCGTTACCGACTGGCCGAATGGCTGGGCGCCGGTGGGATGGGCACCGTCTGGCGGGCGTACGACGAGGTGCTGCAGGTCGACGTCGCGGTCAAGGAGATCCGGTTTCCGGCCGACCTCGACGACGCCGAGCGGGCCGGCCAGGTCGAGACCGCGATGCGGGAGGCGCGCAACGCCGCCCGGCTGCGGGGCAACCCGCACGTCGTGACCGTCCACGACGCCGTCGAGCAGGACGGCCTGCCGTGGATCGTGATGGACTACGTGCCCGCCGCCACCCTCGCCGCCACCGTCGCAGGGCGGGGACCGCTGCCGGTGGAGCGGGCCGCCCAGGTGGGACTCGGCGTCCTCGACGCCCTCGTCGCCGGCAAGCGGCTCGGCGTGCTGCACCGTGACGTCAAGCCGTCCAACATCCTGCTGACGCAGGACGGCCGGGTGCTGCTCACCGACTTCGGCATCGCCACGCACGTCTCCGACCCGACGCTCATCGGCGGACTCGGCAGCGGCGGCACCCCCGCCTACCTGGCGCCCGAGCGGCTGCTCGGCGGCGCCGCGACCCTGGCCGGCGACCTGTTCGCGCTCGGCGCCACCCTGTACCTCGCGGTCGAGGGCGTCTCCCCGTTCCAGCGGGAGAGCGTGCCGCTGACCGTCGGCGCGGTGCTGCACGCCAACCCGCCCGATTTCACCCGCGCCGGGCCGCTGGCCCCCGCGATCTCGGGGCTGCTGGCCAAGAGCCCGGCGAGCCGGCTGCGCCCGGACGGCGCGCACGCCCTGCTCACCCGGGCGCTGTCCGCCTCCGCGCGGGCGCACCCGGAGGCCGGCCCGCGCCGTCGAGGTGCGGGCGGTGCGGCGGGATCCGTTTCAGTGGCCCGCAGCGGTGCGACACAGGACGGCCCGCCCACCGCCGGGGGTGGAGCTGCGACGCCGGTGTCCCTGGTGGCGTCACCGCGACTCCCTCTCGACGGCGGGTCGGGACGGCGTCGGGTGGTCGCCGGTGGTGGGTCGGGACGGCGTCCCGCGGGCGGCGTGCCGGCGGGGTGGGACCTGGCGGGGGGCGGGGTCCTGCGGTCGGCGCCGAGCGGAGTGCGCCGGAGCCGGCGGCTGACCGGCCTGGTGCTCGCCGCCCTGCTGCTGGTGCTGGTCGTGGCGGCGGTCGGACGCCTGCTCCTGCCCGCCGGTGGTGGCGGTGCCGGCGGCAGTGATCTGCCCGCGGGCATGATCGGACGATGGCGGGGCACCGTCAGCCAGGGCACGGTCTCGTATCCGGTCGAGATCACCCTCGCCGGCGGCCGAGTGGGCGAGACCCTCGGCCGGGCCTGGAACACCCGCGACGGCTGCACCGCCGACCTGCGACTACTGGCCGTCGACAGTGCCGGAGCTCACTTCACCGAACGACTCACCGCGGGCGTCGGGGAGTGTTTCGCGCTCGAGGCCGAGGTGCTCGCGCTGGGCACCGACGCCACTCTCGACTACCACTATCCGGCGTCCCCGCTGACCTCCGGCGGGCATGCGGTCCTGCGTCGCGTGTCCGGATGA
- a CDS encoding glucose-6-phosphate dehydrogenase assembly protein OpcA, whose product MTTLWDTTGSEVVKALSAERRAAGALAFGLALTLVVVVDEKHVSEAEGAATLAASAHPCRLLIVVRRQIESPHPRLDAEVSIGGRLGPGEAVVMRMSGRLALHAESVVLPLLAPDAPVVTWWHDEPPTRIAYDPLGVFADRRVTDVTAAPDPLAALSQRAKDFAPGDTDLSWTRLTPWRTLLAAAFDTVSDRPGSAVITSGRANPSAQLFAGWLQNKLDIPVSVEEVGTRPDITKVTVSFGGSELAIFRTDSRTATISRSGYPDRVLPLPGRGVGELLAEELRRLDDDEVFGEALGTWSGLAHLADRSPHREHIWHDPMDRSETATSTAAPTGGAAQAAAATAAGSTAAGSTPAGSTAPGGPSSSAVRAKRPKPGPATSSTSGSETAGSTAAAERPKAGGA is encoded by the coding sequence GTGACCACACTGTGGGACACCACCGGTTCTGAGGTGGTCAAGGCCCTTTCCGCCGAGCGGCGGGCGGCCGGGGCGCTGGCCTTCGGGCTGGCGCTCACCCTCGTCGTCGTCGTCGACGAGAAGCACGTCAGCGAGGCCGAGGGCGCGGCGACGCTCGCGGCCTCCGCCCACCCGTGCCGGCTGCTCATCGTGGTGCGCCGCCAGATCGAGTCGCCGCATCCGCGGCTGGACGCCGAGGTCTCGATCGGCGGCCGGCTCGGGCCGGGTGAGGCCGTCGTCATGCGGATGTCGGGACGCCTGGCGCTGCACGCCGAGTCGGTCGTGCTGCCGCTGCTCGCCCCGGACGCCCCGGTGGTCACCTGGTGGCACGACGAGCCGCCGACCCGGATCGCCTACGATCCGCTCGGCGTCTTCGCCGACCGCCGCGTCACCGACGTCACCGCCGCCCCCGACCCGCTGGCCGCGCTGTCGCAGCGGGCGAAGGACTTCGCCCCCGGCGACACGGACCTGTCGTGGACCCGCCTGACGCCGTGGCGGACCCTGCTCGCCGCGGCGTTCGACACCGTCAGCGACCGGCCCGGCTCGGCGGTGATCACCTCCGGTCGGGCCAATCCCAGCGCCCAGCTCTTCGCCGGCTGGCTGCAGAACAAGCTCGACATCCCCGTGTCCGTCGAGGAGGTCGGGACCCGTCCCGACATCACGAAGGTCACCGTGTCCTTCGGCGGCTCCGAGCTCGCGATCTTCCGGACCGACTCCCGGACGGCGACGATCTCCCGGTCCGGTTACCCGGACCGGGTCCTCCCGCTGCCGGGCCGCGGCGTCGGCGAACTGCTCGCCGAGGAGCTGCGCCGGCTCGACGACGACGAGGTCTTCGGCGAGGCGCTGGGCACCTGGAGCGGCCTGGCGCACCTCGCCGACCGCTCGCCGCACCGCGAGCACATCTGGCACGACCCGATGGACAGGTCCGAGACGGCCACCAGCACCGCTGCGCCGACCGGCGGCGCCGCCCAGGCCGCGGCGGCCACCGCCGCCGGAAGCACGGCCGCCGGAAGCACCCCCGCCGGAAGCACCGCTCCCGGCGGCCCGTCGAGCTCGGCCGTCCGGGCGAAGCGCCCGAAGCCCGGCCCGGCCACCAGCTCGACTTCCGGATCCGAAACCGCCGGGTCCACGGCGGCGGCGGAGCGGCCGAAGGCGGGCGGCGCATGA
- the tpiA gene encoding triose-phosphate isomerase, which translates to MAPLGRGRSERGTEKGKNSVSKDKGTGRRTLVAGNWKMNLNHLEAIALVQKIAFDLKPAELETVEVVVIPPFTDLRSVQTLVDGDKLALGYGAQDLSQHGSGAHTGDISGSMLAKLGCSYVVVGHSERRADHHEDDALVAAKAKAAYAAGITPILCVGEVEEIRAAGTHVEHVLGQLAGSLAGITAEQAATIVIAYEPVWAIGTGRTASAQDAQDMCAAVRGKLAELYGDAAAAGIRVLYGGSVKAANAGELFTMPDVDGGLVGGASLVAEEFVGIVRSGPPA; encoded by the coding sequence ATGGCACCGCTGGGCCGGGGACGTTCCGAACGGGGCACCGAGAAGGGTAAGAACAGCGTGAGCAAGGACAAGGGCACCGGGCGGCGGACACTGGTGGCCGGCAACTGGAAGATGAACCTCAACCACCTTGAGGCCATCGCGCTGGTGCAGAAGATCGCCTTCGATCTCAAGCCCGCGGAGCTCGAGACCGTCGAGGTCGTCGTCATTCCTCCGTTCACCGACCTGCGCAGCGTCCAGACGCTGGTGGACGGCGACAAGCTCGCGCTCGGCTACGGCGCACAGGACCTCTCCCAGCACGGTTCCGGCGCCCACACCGGCGACATCAGCGGGTCGATGCTGGCCAAGCTCGGCTGCTCCTACGTCGTCGTCGGCCATTCCGAGCGCCGCGCCGACCACCACGAGGACGACGCCCTGGTCGCCGCGAAGGCAAAGGCGGCCTACGCCGCCGGGATCACGCCGATCCTGTGCGTCGGCGAGGTCGAGGAGATCCGCGCGGCCGGCACCCACGTCGAGCACGTGCTGGGCCAGCTCGCCGGGTCGCTCGCCGGGATCACCGCCGAGCAGGCCGCGACGATCGTCATCGCCTACGAGCCGGTGTGGGCGATCGGCACCGGCCGCACGGCGTCCGCCCAGGACGCCCAGGACATGTGCGCCGCCGTGCGCGGGAAGCTCGCCGAGCTCTACGGCGACGCGGCGGCCGCGGGCATCCGCGTCCTCTACGGCGGCTCGGTGAAGGCGGCGAACGCCGGCGAGCTGTTCACCATGCCCGACGTCGACGGCGGGCTTGTCGGCGGGGCCAGCCTCGTCGCCGAGGAGTTCGTCGGCATCGTGCGCAGCGGCCCGCCCGCCTGA
- a CDS encoding SHOCT domain-containing protein — protein sequence MDPDFPLLSVFLYMVWFFAFVLWLFLLFAVITDVFRSPDLSGWAKAAWTAAIVVLPWLGVIAYLIARGGSMHERSRAAADRDERMWRAYLERAAAPTSSADELVKLADLRDQGIISDAEFERGKTRILA from the coding sequence GTGGATCCCGACTTCCCGTTGCTGAGCGTGTTTCTCTACATGGTCTGGTTCTTCGCCTTCGTGCTGTGGCTGTTCCTGCTGTTCGCCGTGATCACCGACGTCTTCCGCAGCCCGGACCTGTCCGGCTGGGCGAAGGCCGCCTGGACCGCCGCGATCGTCGTGCTGCCCTGGCTCGGTGTGATCGCCTACCTCATCGCCCGCGGCGGCAGCATGCACGAGCGCAGCCGCGCCGCGGCGGATCGGGACGAGCGGATGTGGCGGGCGTACCTCGAGCGGGCCGCGGCCCCGACGAGCAGCGCCGACGAGCTGGTCAAGCTCGCGGACCTGCGTGATCAGGGAATCATCAGCGACGCCGAGTTCGAACGCGGCAAGACGCGGATCCTCGCCTGA
- the pgl gene encoding 6-phosphogluconolactonase: protein MTAEPQLVPHRDAGLLARATAARLITRLIDGQAARGEASVVLTGGGIGIALLRAVRTSPAVDAVDWSRVDVWWGDERFVPADSPDRNDRQAREALLDHIPVDPKRVFPMGHRAAQTAGGDVEGATAASGYADPESAAAEYAALLAGRAAPGAAVPAFDVVLLGLGPEGHVASLFPNSPGVVATEPVVAVHDCPKPPPERISLTLPTIQSAREVWVIVAGEEKAAAVAASFSGAGPIDVPATGAVGRERTLWLVDQAAASRLPAPQR, encoded by the coding sequence ATGACAGCCGAGCCGCAGCTCGTCCCGCACCGCGACGCCGGCCTCCTCGCCCGCGCCACCGCCGCCCGGTTGATCACCCGGCTGATCGACGGACAGGCGGCCCGCGGCGAGGCGTCGGTGGTGCTCACCGGCGGCGGCATCGGCATCGCGCTGCTGCGCGCGGTCCGGACGAGCCCCGCGGTCGACGCGGTCGACTGGTCCAGGGTCGACGTCTGGTGGGGCGACGAGCGGTTCGTCCCCGCGGACTCGCCCGACCGCAACGACCGGCAGGCCCGCGAGGCGCTGCTCGACCACATCCCGGTCGACCCGAAGCGGGTGTTCCCGATGGGCCATCGTGCGGCCCAGACGGCCGGTGGGGATGTCGAGGGCGCCACTGCGGCGTCCGGCTACGCCGACCCGGAGTCGGCGGCGGCGGAGTACGCGGCCCTGCTCGCCGGTCGCGCCGCGCCCGGCGCCGCGGTCCCCGCGTTCGACGTCGTGCTGCTCGGTCTCGGCCCGGAGGGGCACGTCGCGTCGCTGTTCCCGAACTCGCCGGGGGTCGTGGCCACGGAGCCGGTGGTGGCCGTGCACGACTGCCCGAAGCCGCCGCCGGAACGCATCTCGCTGACGTTGCCAACGATCCAGTCCGCCCGCGAGGTGTGGGTGATCGTCGCGGGCGAGGAGAAGGCCGCGGCGGTGGCCGCGTCGTTCTCCGGAGCCGGGCCGATCGACGTCCCGGCGACCGGAGCCGTCGGCCGCGAGCGCACCCTCTGGCTGGTCGACCAGGCGGCCGCCTCCCGCCTGCCAGCGCCCCAGCGCTGA
- the secG gene encoding preprotein translocase subunit SecG — MTVGLSIALIIASILMILLVLLHRAKGGGLSTLFGGGVSSSLGGSSVVEKNLDRLTVLVGTVWFVCIIGLGLLLKN; from the coding sequence ATGACGGTCGGTCTGTCGATCGCCTTGATCATCGCGAGTATTCTGATGATCCTGCTCGTCTTGTTGCACCGGGCCAAGGGCGGCGGTCTGTCCACCCTGTTCGGTGGGGGAGTGTCCTCGTCGCTCGGGGGTTCCTCCGTCGTGGAGAAGAACCTCGACCGGCTGACCGTCCTGGTCGGGACCGTGTGGTTCGTCTGCATCATCGGTCTCGGTCTGCTGCTGAAGAATTGA